In Acidisarcina polymorpha, the DNA window GCGCGCGTGATTCATCCAATACCCAGTTGCACCCAAAAGTTTGCCGGTCGCTTTCACCATGAAAATGCTTTGTTAGAAATGGCAGCCCGCTTTTGTTGGTGTATCACGCTGTGCCTGCTATGTCATCCGCAGCTTGGTGCGCAGGCGTTGTCAGAACAGCTTCCCCCCTCCCAGACGAGGCCGCAAACAGTGTCAAAGCTAGCGGCAACGGCTCCGCCGGTTGAAGCGTCGCCAGCAACCGATAGCGCGTTGCAAGATTCGATCCCTGTGGCCCAGGTGGTCCCGCCGATGGATGAAGGCGTGCCTGTGCGGATTTTCGCGAAGCAACAGGGAAAACGTGGCGACGTGTGGACACTCAGCGGGGAAGCGGAGATCGACTACCGCAACTACATCGTGCGAGCCGACAAGATCACCTACAACGAAGCCATCGGTACGGTAGAGGCGGTTGGCCATCTCCATCTTGAAGGTGGTCCGGATGAGGAACAAATCGACGCTACCCGCGGGACCATGAACCTCGATGCCCAGACCGGTCATTTCTACGATGTGTCGGGCTCGATCGGCGTACGCCGTGTTCCGGCCACCAACAGTAAGATCTATACCACCTCGAACCCCTTCCTCATGACCGGGCGCGAGGTCTTCAAGGATGGCCCGGAACGATACCGGGTGCTGGATGGCACAATGACTTCTTGCCATCTTCCCAAGCCCGACTGGCAACTGCTCTCCGCCAAGATCAACGTGGCAGACGGGAAAGCGACGGCCCGCAGTACGTGGTTCACTTTGCTCCGCATCCCATTGATTTTCCTGCCGTACGTCACTCATCCGGTCAACACGGAAAGCCGGCAGTCGGGACTTCTGATCCCGGTTATCTCGAATTCAACCACCAAGGGCGTTGTGCTGGGGGATCAAATCTATTGGGTCATCAATCGCAGCGCCGATCTCACCATTGGGACCGAATACTACTCGAAACGCGGCTTTGCACCGAGCGCCGAGCTCCGCTATCGCGGAAAGGGACTCGACTTCGCTACCGCTAATTTCCACGCCCTGTTTGATCGGGGCCTGCCCTCAGGTCTCGCCAACGTCCCCCCGATTGATCAGGGCGGTCAGGATGTCATCATCAATGCGCGGCGGGATTTCACTCCGCAAATTCGCGCCGTGACCAATATCGAGTACCTGAGTTCCTATGTATACCGGCAGGCATTCGAGCCCAGTATCGTGAACGCAACCAACTCCGAGGTGAAGTCAGAGGCGTTTGTGCAGCATGAAGACCATGGTGTTGCCGAGAGCGTGTATCTGGCAAGGTACCAGAGCTTTCAGAGTGACACTGCCGGGGATGAAATCCGCATCCTCCACTTGCCCTCATTCCAGGCCAGCGCCATTGACCATTCTCTTTGGAGTGGTCGCCTACTAGGCAGCTTCGCCGTCTCACTGGATACCCTGACCCGCTCCGAGCCCCTGTTTCATGCGCGTAACCTGGAACGGATTGACCTCCACCCTCGCCTGGCACTGCCGCTCGGTTTCGGCGGATGGAACATCCGCACCGAAATCGGCGGCAGGGAGACGTTCTATTCCAAATCCGAGCTGCTACCCTCCACTTTGAATGGAGAAGTCTCCCCGACCCTCCAGCCAGGCAGCCTCAACCGCGCAGACTTCGAGACCGACGTCGACCTGCGCCCTCCAGTCGTGCAACGCGATTTCTCCGCCCCCTGGATGGAGAAGCTGTTTGGCGGGGACGTGCGCCACACCATCGAGCCGGATCTTCACTATCGCTACGTGACGGGCGTCGGCAACTTTAATTCCGTCCTGCGCGTAGACAATGTCGATATCGTCAGCAACACCAATGAGATCGAATATGGGTTGACGCAGCGGTTCTTTGTGCGCAACACCGCAACCCACCCCTGTCGCGATGATGAGCCGCAGACGCCAAGTGGAATGTGCGGAGGCGGTGCCATCGATCGGGTGTCGTGGCAACTGGCGCAGAAATATTTTTTCGATTCAGACTTTGGCGGAGCCGTGACCGAGGGCGCCCGTAATGTTCTGGCCACGACCCTGGATTTTTCCGGCGCGGCGTTTCTTGAGGGCCCGCGCTCCTCATCGCCAGTAATCTCAAGACTGCGCCTGGCGACGACTTCGTCGAGCGACGTGCAGTGGGATCTGGACTACGACCCCAAGGTCGGTAGGATCAATTCCAGCAATATCTTTGCAGACCTTCACTATGGCGACCTGCATGTTGCGGCTGGCCAGTTTAAATTAGTCTCACTCGACGCGCCGGTCACGTCCCCACAGACCGTCACTGCCGCCGTCACTCGTTACAACCAGGCGCGGCTTTCGCTGTCCTACGGAAACTCCAAGCATGCCGGCTTCGGCGCAGGCGTCAACGGCGGTTACGACTTCATCCACGAACAAGTCCAGTTCGGTACCATCCAGGCCTCCTATAACTGGGATTGCTGCGGAATCAGTGTCGGATATCGCCGATACTCCCTTGGCCCGGCACGTGATGAGAGCCAGATGGTCTACAGCATCACTCTTGCGGGCGTGGCGACCGCCGGGAATTTCCGCCAGTCGGAGAAGGTCTTTTAGCGAATCGATCCAGGCCTTGGACTCCGCCATTCAAACCCTTCCCCTTTTTCGAAGTCCAATAGGATGCGTTGCGAAATGAGATAATCGAGAGAGTGTCGCGAGGCGCGTCGCGAAAGGTGGTTCGTGTGGTTCGGAGTCGACTTCTATTTTCTTGCCTGCTAGCCGTGGCAGCCTTAGGTTGTCGCGCCCAAACTGCATCGACCGCGCCGACTGTTGCAGAAAATGCGCAACTGAATCGCCGTATTGAAGTGCAGGTGCGCTCCCAATTGCAGGTGCCGTCCGATTACGCCGTCTCGATTGGAACTAGAACGAAGAGTGCTTTTACCGGTTATGACACCGTGCCGATCACCTTTTCTCTGCCTTCAAAACCCGGATCGAAACCGACCACGGTCGACTTTCTCTTGTCTCAGGACGGAAAGACTTTGGCCCGCATGCAGAAGTTCGATCTGACCAAAGATCCGGCCCAGGTGGCCCAACTGACCAATCGGCCGGTCCGCGGCCCGGAAGCCGCCAAAGTTGTCATCGTGAATTTCGATGACTTGGAATGCCCTTACTGCGCTCGTATGCACCAAGAACTCTTTCCTCAGACTTTCGAACGCTATAAAGGGCTGATCAAGGTCGTCTACAAGGATGATCCGCTGGTTGAAATTCACCCCTGGGCCATGCATGCGTCCGTTGACGCTAATTGCCTCGCCGACCAGAGTGGGGCCGCCTATTGGTCCTATGTTGATTATGTCCATAGCCATGGAGATGAAATCAGCGGCGCCGATCGCGATCCGGCGAAAGCCAACGCCGCCCTGGACCGCATTGCTCGTGAACAAGGCTCCCGAGAAAAGGTCAATCCGGCGAACCTCGACGCCTGCCTGCAGAAGCAAGATAACGGAGCGGTGATCGCATCGATGAAGGAGGCCGATCACTTGAATATCGACGGCACCCCTACCTTGTTCGTGAACGGCGAACGCATCTCCGGTGCTGAACCGATAGAGCAGGTTTGGGCAGCCATTGACCGTGCCCTTGAGGCCGAGGGAGAAAAGCCGCCGCCACCAAGCAGCGTTCCAGCGAGCACACCGGCCAAAGCGCCCGCCGGAAACTAGCCCGGTGACGACTCAAGTCGTCCGGAAGGTATCAGGAT includes these proteins:
- a CDS encoding LPS-assembly protein LptD, which gives rise to MSKLAATAPPVEASPATDSALQDSIPVAQVVPPMDEGVPVRIFAKQQGKRGDVWTLSGEAEIDYRNYIVRADKITYNEAIGTVEAVGHLHLEGGPDEEQIDATRGTMNLDAQTGHFYDVSGSIGVRRVPATNSKIYTTSNPFLMTGREVFKDGPERYRVLDGTMTSCHLPKPDWQLLSAKINVADGKATARSTWFTLLRIPLIFLPYVTHPVNTESRQSGLLIPVISNSTTKGVVLGDQIYWVINRSADLTIGTEYYSKRGFAPSAELRYRGKGLDFATANFHALFDRGLPSGLANVPPIDQGGQDVIINARRDFTPQIRAVTNIEYLSSYVYRQAFEPSIVNATNSEVKSEAFVQHEDHGVAESVYLARYQSFQSDTAGDEIRILHLPSFQASAIDHSLWSGRLLGSFAVSLDTLTRSEPLFHARNLERIDLHPRLALPLGFGGWNIRTEIGGRETFYSKSELLPSTLNGEVSPTLQPGSLNRADFETDVDLRPPVVQRDFSAPWMEKLFGGDVRHTIEPDLHYRYVTGVGNFNSVLRVDNVDIVSNTNEIEYGLTQRFFVRNTATHPCRDDEPQTPSGMCGGGAIDRVSWQLAQKYFFDSDFGGAVTEGARNVLATTLDFSGAAFLEGPRSSSPVISRLRLATTSSSDVQWDLDYDPKVGRINSSNIFADLHYGDLHVAAGQFKLVSLDAPVTSPQTVTAAVTRYNQARLSLSYGNSKHAGFGAGVNGGYDFIHEQVQFGTIQASYNWDCCGISVGYRRYSLGPARDESQMVYSITLAGVATAGNFRQSEKVF
- a CDS encoding thioredoxin domain-containing protein translates to MRSQLQVPSDYAVSIGTRTKSAFTGYDTVPITFSLPSKPGSKPTTVDFLLSQDGKTLARMQKFDLTKDPAQVAQLTNRPVRGPEAAKVVIVNFDDLECPYCARMHQELFPQTFERYKGLIKVVYKDDPLVEIHPWAMHASVDANCLADQSGAAYWSYVDYVHSHGDEISGADRDPAKANAALDRIAREQGSREKVNPANLDACLQKQDNGAVIASMKEADHLNIDGTPTLFVNGERISGAEPIEQVWAAIDRALEAEGEKPPPPSSVPASTPAKAPAGN